The genomic segment atacaaaattaacaaattcaaataacataaatatatatattttttcatataaaatatttcGTTCACCAATTATCATTTAATGGCAGTGAATGAATTACAAATCTATATAATAAATTGTTAGAGACTTAACTTGAATCACAATAATCGATTGAATGACGTTCACCAGCAACAACATCAGCTTTAGCCCCAACCCTAAAACCATATGTATACACACAGAGTAATACTGTGCAAGCGACTTGCATGAAAAGATGTAATTCTATctctatatattatatatatccaGAAAGTGTTTGCCCATAATCCATTAACCATAATTAAACTTCCTAACTTACTCAGTCTGTCGTCTGTTTTCCTAAGCTGAAGTGCAAGCTTGGGTTTTGGAGCTCTACGCTCGACACCCTCAAGATTTGTTGAGATAAACTGCTTCCCTGCATTGTTTTAAGATTATTTACTTCATATCTGAATGAAtgaaaggaagaaaaagatgttgagtcATATTCAACATGTTGCAGAAACAACAAAGCAACACCTATATTCTACTGGGAGATAGCTTTTAACACTACTTTTACTCCTATTAATTGCTAGGCTGAAGAACGACAGTGAGAGATGAAGGCTTGACTTTTTGCAGGTTAAATAAATTCTTTCtcattctgttttttttttgcaaatatattttatcaatgCAAGTTGTAGGATGAACAGCTGGTCACGAGTTAGGCTTATGTTTCTGCCAAGTTAACCTAATAAATGATATACTCATGCATGCATATATTTAGAACTAAGCTGCTAATCAAATGTTTTGATTGATTGGTTGGATCATCAtcagcttttttattttttattttttatgagcaCTTACATCAAACTGTTTTCCAGATTGAGATGATGATGGAGCTTGTGGTCTGCACTCATCTGGATTCCTCCAACTCGACAACCCAACTCCTCTACTGCACCAAAATTTACACATAATTTATCagttattttcaataatattagctgcttattttcaaatttcaatcaaCAAATACACTAAATTGAGTTGAGAGGAGTGAACTAAACTACGTCTTATTTTCGTTCTAGCAAGTTTTGCTCAAGACTCAATCAAAACTACGTCTTTCTTGGAATAAGTGAAACAACATCCATCGTAGCCACATTGAGTCATGAATATTTTCGAAGTAAATACTTATTTTCTCCCTTCATTGATCTTATTTCAACATCTTTCACGTATCACGGTTGTCCTTCACGGAGTGAACTAACATAATggtaaaaatggtttcgacagggaAGACCTAGCAGCAGGTTCATCGTTAGCCGCTCATGGGCGACCAGAACTCAAGGTCAACTCTAGCATTATGGAGTGAGAAACGGTGTAACATATAGCACTTGAAGTAGTAAATTGAAATGTGGTCAATAGTCTTCCACCATATATGAAATACATGTTTGAAATCTATTCACTGGTAGAAGCCCTGAATTAGTGCAGCCAGTCAGCTCACTGTGGAGTGCTGGGCCATCAACATACATGAGAGGACGCCACGTATCCACTAAAAACAAAGTGTAGggtttaaaccctaaacctaaattGTAAATATCCGTCTCTTTCCCAAGTATTGTACTTTCTTAATTTTGCAAAGTGAAGGGCTTGAGTTTAGTAGTTTACAAAACTATCAATATAAATACAAACTAGTATGGTAATATGCTTACTATTGGGTTAATTAGTTGTTTGTGCAAATTTATAGAGTAaatatttaaagattaaaatgtgTTTTAAGTCTTTATACACTTCATACACTGATATTTAATctccttacttttatttttaagaatttagacatacttttcaaatttaaaaattccgGCCTACTTGTTACCATAGTTAAAATTCTTCTTTTAAGTTTGTCATTCTAAAATGGGTTAAATCACTTTTTGGAGTATAAACTTGGCAACTACTCTATATTGCGGCCTAAAccattttttgtccaagttagtccctaacattttcttgaaaaccctaaaattcaAGCCCCAACATAGAAACAATTGCCTAGTTCAGGCCCTAATATTAGAACAATTACCAAGTTTAGGGgctaaacttaaaataaaaaaaaaggttcatGCCTCAATGTGAGAGTTGTTGCCAAGTTTAGGCTCCAAATAGtgatttaatcctaaaatgacgCCAGCAATTTAAATGAAACAGttaacaaaaagtaaaaatatcaaattatgtaaaaaaaaattaaagtatatgaaTTCAATTTAAGTTTTAGCATAGTATAAGggctaaaactaaaattttacaagaaaaacaaaaattgtgTCGGTCTCTTCATtgttaacatatataattattttaaaatttttataaactcatttgaaatttgttgatttttaaataatctttaatatatatattttttgaatatttatgaaGTATAACATGGACTCCAAAATTTAACATTCCAATTAACTTTTTCATAatgacaaatataaaaatatatatttaacataatggaaaatataaaaaatatatttttatataattataaatttatttatataaataaaagagttattaattaaaaaaatgaattaaaaataaaaaacttgaaaacaagatatttattaattaaaaataaaaaacttaacaaaatgaaataaaaaaatacaaatgtgtttAGAAAAAGACTCGAATTTGAGAGTAAATGATCAAATCACTATTATTTGACCAGCTAGCCAAAAGAGTTAATGcgtttaaaaaaatatgttttgtaGAAAGTGTTTTTCTCCATACTCTAAACATTTTGAGAAAACCGacctaaattattatttaacttttaaaaagggtttttttttttgctaattaACCCGAAGTAGGAGTGTGTGCATGTAATTTAACAAGACAgaaaaaaacccagaaaaaagTAACAGTGCAAACCTCATAAAACTATGGAGAAGAGAGAGTATGTCTGACTGAGATCTACTACCTAACGTTGCCAAAGCTACCCTATCACTGAGTTTCACTGTTTCTCTGTAACTTAATTTCTGCATTTAAGACTCTGGGATCTTTTTTCTTCGCCTTAAACCTACCAATTCATGTTTTTTTTCCTTGGTTTTAAATTCGGATAATTCAAAACCATTTAACTATccttaaaaaaacattatttaattttttttctaatttttaaactCGATTAAGTTTTAGTTTAATTGGCATGCACATTGTTATCTATTTAGGTGAACGTGAATTCAAATACGTTGAAttgtattattttcttatttatatgttgaaaataaattataaataattttaaatattctattaaaaaaacaaatataatctaaataagattgaaaaagaaaatgcgGATATCACCTTTCATCAATCACGTGGATgggataaaaatttaaaaggatgaATTAAAGGTTAATAAAAGCAAAAGCTGTCATCCTAGCTTATTTTTCCTTCTTTATTTTTCGtcataataaatatgaaaagaaatatgGGGAAGTATTagtattttttatgattttatatttaatgttttGTTAGGATGTAAAAATGATGTGGTTatgcatattaaaattttttattagttgttaaataattaattacacttattttaaataaattttaatttataattcatggtattgtaatgataaaatatattatattgagGTTCGGATTTGGGCTAATATTGTTAGAAAagataaatatgaaataaaaaaaatagtatttatttatagaataaaaaacaaagaaaaaaagggatggcataaataaataaataatatgaaaaaaagggAGAGAGACTTGCCTTGAGGAGTTAGTCCACAGatgaatggaattattattttcatcataATCATGTTGTATGCTCAAATTTGGAGATGTTGATCCCTGCTTCTCTGAACACTTATCATTTCCACTCACTGTATTTCTGCTAACACCCAAACAGTCTTCTTCTGCACACTCCCCctcatttctatttttttctgtTCACCATTTTAACAAAGGGATAATAGATCCACATCCAGACAAAAATTAAAACACCAGCGTGGTCAAGTATATTAAAGTTAGGGTTCTTTACCCTATGCCCCAATGATTCAATGTACCATTAATGTGTGTATATGTATTGTACCAAAAATCTGCCCATTCTCATATAAGCATTGTATATGCACTGTTAACTGGACCCATAGATTACATGAATGTCATCTGCATATAGCTACTATTATGTGAAAAGAATGTACGCAAGAACAGTTGGAAGAGGGTGAGGTAGAAGGGGAGACAGTGTTAGTAAGTTTGAAATGTGTGTGGGGGATTAAAGTGAAGTAAATAGGTCAAAACGATGCGAATTACCTGAGGAACTTGCAGGTTTGTCACTGCTCTTAACAGTCCTATACATCTGCAAATGAAGGCAAAAATGATTAAAAGGAAACCCTGATTTTGTTTGACTAGTTAATAGTAACATCTCCAAGTAGTCAGATGGTTGTGTTAGTGGGATTTTGACGTTTGGTAAGGTCCAGTAAGTGCTTTGTATAATTGACAAATGATGCTACTTTTCTTTCTCTTATTATTCAATCATCCGTTACCACAAAATAGACTCAACTGTTCATTCATTCATTGCTTTCGTCGGCTTTTGTGCCCGCCAACGGTTTTGGCTGAAACTTTTTTCgctcaaaataatttttcaacagACGTGTTAATGCATAGGTCAACcctaaaattaatattaacatattttatatttagggTAAACtgtcaaaatagtcacttttgtttaccttaagttacattttagtcacttatgcttaaaatgttacttttttttaattgtaatattttagtcactgagccgttaattatcGTTAACGGTGTAAAGATAaactgatgtggcacgttaaatcattatttcaaaaaaaaagaggttaaattctacaattggttcccatatttttttcgttttgagaaatttaattttttttcttttatattcttttaactttctcctttttctttatttttcattctcttctgtttctccctctatgttcctcccttcttcatctcttttaatgtagaaaaataacataaaagaaaaaaaaagtggaaaacaaaaaaatggataagttttaacaaatagaaaacatagaaaaaccaCGTTAAAAGatatggagaagggaggaaaatagagggagaagcaaaagaggacggaaaataaagaaaaaaagttcaaagaacataaaagaaaaaaattaaattgctcaaaatgaaaaaagtataaggaccaattgtataatttaacctaacattttcatttaaaatgatgatttaacgttcCACATCAGTTTTACCGTTACACTACTCACGATAATTAACGctcagtgattaaaatgttacaatacgataacgtaagtgactaaagcgtaacatttcaaacataaatgactaaaatataacctaagacaaataaaagtgactattttgataatttatccTTATGTTTATTTAAACCGAAAAATAAGTCTAATATCGAGTTTAAAAGTGGAGTTAGATTGAAAGTTTATCATTCCAAATTTGATGTGACTTACATTGAATTATATCTTTGAAGTCTAAGTTCAATTTGCGATAAAATCAAACTATAGAAGTTCCATTTggttacttttttttttcgataaaaatggatgattttcaaaattatcataaattttagtttaatgtgtaattttatacgtgaattttgattttgaataattttatatatgaaattttaatttgattcaattctcataaattattaacaccattattgatataacatcattttatgtttatatattgcatacgaagataattatatttgtttaatataaaaataaattaatgtatttatttctttaaatgcatataattgaatcaaaattaaagtttcataatttcatttgaactacaatcaaaatttcatgtgtataattacaccGAAATAAAGTTCATGTATTAAatgacacattaaatcaaagtttatgtataactTTAAGATTTATCCCAATAAAAATAATCCTAAActcttatatttaattttaaactcaTTCTTCAAGGTGGTtaagattttaattaaaataataaatataatgtaaAAACAGAAAAAGTTtcacatattaaaataatttatttaatcgaaccgtATGAACCGATTTAACCGATCAAATCGATTTAACTAATGAATTGATGATCTAATTAATTCCATCATGATTCGAGTTCTCAAAACTTTGCTATTTACCACACCCTACGTACAAATCGGGTGGTGACGAGGGTGAGCAATGGGTCTTAGATTCTTGTGTATGCGGCAGTGTATATCAGaccaaaagaagaaaacaaagggAAAGTTTTGGGAGTTTGAACGTTCAGATAGGTAGCCGTACGTACCTGTAAATGGCTTTTAACATGGGAGAGGGTTAGATCTTTCACATCCATTAGCTCTAACACTGACTTGGGAGTTGCTCCTATCAAACGTCACACAAGCCTCATCAAGTTAGCCCTCAAATAAAAACCTTTTAACTCAACAAGACAAGAGATTCATCCCTAACTAGATCGATCACCCCCCATACCCCCAGAAAAAGCAAAAGATAATTAAAGAGATGTGTTTGAATTACTTTCATGACCACCAAGAAGCTCTACAGCACGAACAAAACGAGCATGAAGAGAGCTGGTCCAACGCATCCTGGGTGTCCTTGTATTCCTTTTGCTACTTTGTAATTTAGGTATAAATCTGGAGCTACCCATTGCCGCCCCATGTTGGGCGTAGTGATGATGAAACTGGGGCCTAAGCTTCTCCAGTGAAATCCCATTAAACCTAGCTGCTTCACTTGCTCTTCTACAAGCATCGGCTGAGTGCAACACAGAAGCTGCCGAGGAAGAATAAAATCCTAACTTATCAGGATCCATATCTACAAAACTATCGGAGCTCAAAAAGGGGAGCGACATAGTGTTACTGTATACTGGAATCCCTTTGGTGGGTTTCGGTCCCGGAACATCAAGCAATGAAATTCCATGGTTTATATTACTTAGTTGACCACCATTTTGGCCACACTTGAGAAGATTTCTGTGCCTGGTTTGATCATCATAGGTAGTTGGGAAGTAGTTTGGGGAAGGGCTATCAATCTGTGAGGCACTGCTTGCAGGATTTGCTAAGGAAAGCTGGGTGTCTGCTTGGGAACCATAAGTAAGTGAATTTAGGGCATCTTTTCTGCGCCAATTAATATCAAAGGAAGAATTCCCGGTGCAAGCTGTGGAAGGAGCAGGATTGGGAGGGCTAATTTGCAGAGAAAGGTCAGGAACCCGATTCATGTACTGTTCACGCAGATCCCCTTTATTAAACATTACTGTTCCTAACTCAAGGGTTTCCAAATATTGTTGTTGACCGAGATCCCCAAAAAACAGTTtataagaaggaaaaaaaagtagAAGGAACAGACATGCTGAGAGAGATGGGAGGTGTtgcaaatgataataaaataatgatgaaaTGCGTAAAGGAAAGAATTGGGAAGGAATGGGGGATGAGTTTGGGATTTGTAATTTGCCTGCACCCAGTTATTTCTCCAAAGTACATATAGGAAAATGACACTTCAACAAAGCCATCTCTCCTTTCCTAGTAGTCAATACTGTATCTTGCTTATTTCTCCATGGTAAAAGTGGTTTTCAACCAAGTGCAAGCATACATTGGCCTAAACATAAACTTTTTGAATGCTGTTCCTTATATTTAGATTGTAATCCAAATATATCTGCATTTCGACCCTCACTTTGATTCTGGTTTGGATACTTGTTTTTACTTCAACAGATAACATCAAATGTTTGAATcttatatctttatatatattactaaatttaca from the Gossypium hirsutum isolate 1008001.06 chromosome D09, Gossypium_hirsutum_v2.1, whole genome shotgun sequence genome contains:
- the LOC107890866 gene encoding transcription repressor KAN1; protein product: MFNKGDLREQYMNRVPDLSLQISPPNPAPSTACTGNSSFDINWRRKDALNSLTYGSQADTQLSLANPASSASQIDSPSPNYFPTTYDDQTRHRNLLKCGQNGGQLSNINHGISLLDVPGPKPTKGIPVYSNTMSLPFLSSDSFVDMDPDKLGFYSSSAASVLHSADACRRASEAARFNGISLEKLRPQFHHHYAQHGAAMGSSRFIPKLQSSKRNTRTPRMRWTSSLHARFVRAVELLGGHERATPKSVLELMDVKDLTLSHVKSHLQMYRTVKSSDKPASSSEKNRNEGECAEEDCLGVSRNTVSGNDKCSEKQGSTSPNLSIQHDYDENNNSIHLWTNSSSRGVGLSSWRNPDECRPQAPSSSQSGKQFDGSSLSQQILRVSSVELQNPSLHFSLGKQTTD